Within Vicia villosa cultivar HV-30 ecotype Madison, WI linkage group LG1, Vvil1.0, whole genome shotgun sequence, the genomic segment CAGTCTGTGAATAGTTGTCAATTGTTCTTGTGGGATGATGAAATCAGAGACCATATCAATGTGCATCGGATGAAACTACCAGAATGTAAAAGATGTGATATACTATCAGTGAAGTTAGAGACCGCAACAAACAAAATTgagaagttgaagaagaagaatgcaAGTCAGACAAGTGTTAATATGAGGCTGAAGAAGACTATTTTGATTCTCTGTTTATTGCTTATTGGCATTGTGTATTACTTAGGTTAACAGCTCTTTGTTTGACATTGTGTATGTTGGTGGCATTTGGATGTATAACCTTGTTGAATTTATGGCAATAAAATGAGTTATGTTTTATGTCAATTGGAAATGTGTAATTTACATCAATGGAACCTGTCTGTTAACATGATAAAATTGATGAACTAAAACTGAAACTGATGAACTAAAACTGAAACTTTAACATAACAAGTGCACCTTATCAAGGGCATAATTCAGAATACACATGATAAAATTGTCTTAGCAAACATTAGCTTCTCAAAATAACTGTCTTAGCAGCACATAGATGCATCAAACATGTGCTACTCAAAATAACTGTCACACTTTAACCTTACATTAGTGCACCAAACATGTGCTAGTCAAAATAAACAACAAGGGCTAATCAAATTAAACATAATGAAAATTCAAGTCTTCTTTGTTGGAGTTCCCTTCTTTGGAGTAGTCTTCTTTGGAGTATTCTTCTTTGGAGTACCCTTTGAAGGCTTCTTTGGAGAATGCTTGGATGGCTTTTTTGGAGCAATCTTGGATGCCCTTTTTGGAGTAATCTTTGAAGATTTCTCTTCATCAATGTCCATACAAATAGGCTGCTCAGGGTTTGAACCTGGACCAGTGAATGGTTTTGGTTTCTTGAACCAGTTCTCCTTTATCCTCTCACTTACCCTTCTCCTCACAACTGGTTTGTCAATCATCTTTCCCTTGCCCTTGTAGTTGTTGCTTGTTGATGCCTGAGAATGGAAGTCTGGTATGCTGCTTAGCATGTCATCAATTACATCTCCAAACAATGAATCAGTTTTGGTATCTTCATGGTCTTCATTGTTTGGAGCAGGTTGACTTCCAACATTGCTAGTACCTTCTTCATTGTTTGGAGCAGACTGACTTTCAACATTGCTAGTACCTTCTTCATTGTTTGGAGCAGACTGACTTCCAACATTGCTAGTACCTTCTTCATTAGCATTTGGTCTCATTTTCTTCTGCATTTAAAAAGCCAGATACATTATAACCAAAGAAACTATATTACATACAAAAACAATTGCAGTAGATAAATTACCTTTCTTTTCATGGCACTATGATTTTGCCTCTTGCTCTTGCATGTCTTAACATTGTGGCCCACCTTGTCACACCTGGTGCATCTATAAGATACACCAGGTAACCTTCTTCTAGCACCCTCTTCCCCACTTTCCCTTATCCTTAGCTTCCTAGGCCTTCCAGGTCCCTTTTTGTAACTAGGAGGTAAAAGTTCTTCACTTTCTACCTCAGGCCACATGTCAATGCCATTAATTGGACTAATAGCAAATCCATAGCACATGGCATACCTGTCTCTAGTGTAATACTCATGAACAAAATCCTCAGGGTTCTGTTGTCTAAACCCTAATGCAGCCACAACATGTCTACATGGAATACCTACCAGATCCCAAAAATTACATGTGCAATTCTTTTTAGCAATGTCAACTATGAACTCTTGCCTGTTATAGGCATGTGTGACCTGAAATTTCTCTTCCATAGCCCATGTTGGCAACCAGTGACCACTCATATCTACCTCATTGTCCAATCTTTTCCTGGGAATAGGCATCACTTTGTGTGGCCACTTGTCTAGTTTCAAAGTAGAACTACTACACCTACTCATCAGATATTTTCTAATCCATTCGCACACGGTCAGTATAGGTTTATCTCTAGCATTCAAAATAGTGGCATTGAATGATTCAGCTATGTTATTCATAAGCACATCACACTTAGGATAAAATGAAAATGCATGCTTACACCAAGACTTTGTAGGAACTGCCATGAGCCATGCCCAAGCCTTTGGATCTACAGCCTTCAACTGATTCATCTTCAAAGTCCATGCTTGTTGGTAGGTTGCCTTGGCTGCTCCCATAATCAAGTCTCTTATCAATGCTCCTCCACCAAACTTCTTCTTAAAATTCGCATACAAGTGCCTCAAGCATACTCTATGTTCAATTCTTTCAAACAACTCTTCAAAAACTGCAACCAGTCCCTGAAACATATTAAGAAACAATCATTAGAACCAAGGattgaaataaaatgaaacacaaTGATGGATAACATTAACTCCACCTTTTGCTGATCTGAGATGAACACAATTCTTTTGTCATGCCCAATGTCTTCCATTAACAGTTGAATAAACCACCTCCATGATTCTTTGGTTTCTGTTTCCACCACTCCAAAGGCCAAAGGGAAGTATTGATCATTTGGATCTCTTCCAACAACAATCAATAGTTGACCTCCATACTTTGTTTTCAAATGACATCCATCTACCCCAATGAAGGGTCTACAACCATTTATAAAACCTTTCTTACATCcatcaaaatagaaataaaaagatCCAAACCTTGGTTGGATGGTAGGTAAAGGCCTCTCTATGTTTATCTTCACAGTGTTTCCAGGATTGACCCTATGCAACTCAGATGCATACCTCCACAGATTTGCATACTCCTTGTCTGCATCTCCTTCAATGATTTTTTTGGCAATCAACTTTGCTTTCCAGGCCCTACACACAGTGATCCCAACAGAAAAATTTTGCCTCATGTCTTGGATTATGTCACAAATCCTTACCTTGTCAGATGTTCTCATCTTTTTGACCACAGCCTTAGTCACCCACTTAGAACTTGCACTTTTGTTATCcaaaaccctagcacatgtgtgggTATCTTTTATAGTCTTTATGGCATAACTGTGCTTATGGCTCACTTTAGAGCAAAGCATTAAAAAACCACATTTGGCCTTGCACTCAACCCTCACTCTATAACTCTCATTTTTTACAAAGGTAATTTCCCTCCCATTTAATACTGTCCACTCACGGATGGCCTCTCTAAAATCATCTAGGGTATTGAACTCCATACCCCATTTAAATTTGTAATCCTTATTAAGCTCCTCCTTCTTAAACTTCTCAAACCTAGGCTCTTTTTCATCCCCTGATGCATCAGGATCAGAACTTAGTAAATCCTCACTTATATATTCATCATCCTCACCTTTATTTTCACTCTCACCTTTTCTCTTACTAGGATAAGTCAAAAAACCAGCTACAATAGGGCCCTCACTAACTGGTAAAGTAACATCAACAGCT encodes:
- the LOC131657916 gene encoding uncharacterized protein LOC131657916, encoding MAEDGGATVESAELNVRFDCLFHHGGEFMKPHDGEMIYRGGVTTLITGVHIESWTQSHIQKVVSGWGYVAGSFRLWTKILEIDPNYFQIKSDSDAYDLAAFACTMRVDGKLFVEHDADIHSSKPRCVNESVELEVSDEEIVEGMNDSEDERATALDDGFRAVDVTLPVSEGPIVAGFLTYPSKRKGESENKGEDDEYISEDLLSSDPDASGDEKEPRFEKFKKEELNKDYKFKWGMEFNTLDDFREAIREWTVLNGREITFVKNESYRVRVECKAKCGFLMLCSKVSHKHSYAIKTIKDTHTCARVLDNKSASSKWVTKAVVKKMRTSDKVRICDIIQDMRQNFSVGITVCRAWKAKLIAKKIIEGDADKEYANLWRYASELHRVNPGNTVKINIERPLPTIQPRFGSFYFYFDGCKKGFINGCRPFIGVDGCHLKTKYGGQLLIVVGRDPNDQYFPLAFGVVETETKESWRWFIQLLMEDIGHDKRIVFISDQQKGLVAVFEELFERIEHRVCLRHLYANFKKKFGGGALIRDLIMGAAKATYQQAWTLKMNQLKAVDPKAWAWLMAVPTKSWCKHAFSFYPKCDVLMNNIAESFNATILNARDKPILTVCEWIRKYLMSRCSSSTLKLDKWPHKVMPIPRKRLDNEVDMSGHWLPTWAMEEKFQVTHAYNRQEFIVDIAKKNCTCNFWDLVGIPCRHVVAALGFRQQNPEDFVHEYYTRDRYAMCYGFAISPINGIDMWPEVESEELLPPSYKKGPGRPRKLRIRESGEEGARRRLPGVSYRCTRCDKVGHNVKTCKSKRQNHSAMKRKKKMRPNANEEGTSNVGSQSAPNNEEGTSNVESQSAPNNEEGTSNVGSQPAPNNEDHEDTKTDSLFGDVIDDMLSSIPDFHSQASTSNNYKGKGKMIDKPVVRRRVSERIKENWFKKPKPFTGPGSNPEQPICMDIDEEKSSKITPKRASKIAPKKPSKHSPKKPSKGTPKKNTPKKTTPKKGTPTKKT